aatttcattgcttttctccatcttctgttttccagttcattaatttctgctctggtcttttttaagaatgtttatttattttgagagagagagtgagagtagggaagaggcagggagagagagagagagagagagagagagagagagagagagagagagagaaccccaagcagactccaagctgccagtgtggagcccagtgtggggcttgaactcaaaccatgagatcatgacctgagctgaatggaCATTTAGCCAGCTGAGGCACCGGGCGCCCTGCTGTGATCTttgttacttccttccttctgcttgctttgggtttactttgctcttcctttttccaGTATCTTTAGATGGGAGAtcagattattgatttgagatctttcttcttttaaaaaaaaaaaaaaaaaaaagcttatttattttgagagagagcaggggaggggcagagagagagggggtgagagaaaatcccaagcaggctcagtgctgtcagcatggagcccaacatggggctcaatcccacaaacaatgagatcatgacctgagctgaaatcaagagattgatgttcaaccgactgagccacccaggtacctcaagATCTTTTTTgatacagacatttattttttgtttttaaatgtttacttattatttggggagagagacaaagagcgcACACATGCaaaaggggaggaggcagagaaggagagagaatcccaagcaggctccatgctcagtgcagagccccatgtagggcttgatcccatgactgcaagatcacgacctgagctaatatcaagagttggatgctcaatctactgagccacccaggcaccccttgatatAGATGTTTACAACTGTAAATTTTCCTCTTGGTctgtacttttttattattttattttattttattttatttttttaattgttttttaacgtttattcatttttgagacagagagagacagagcgtgaatgggggaaggtcagagagagagagggagacacagaatctgaaacaggctccaggccctgagctgtcagcacagagcctgacgcggggctcaaactcacggaccgcgagatcatgacctgagccgaagccggacgcccaacctactgagtcacccaggcgccccggtctgtACTTTTTTAATAGACAACTTAGAACAAAGGCAGAGATcagcagttctcttttttttttttaatgtttatttatttttgagagagagaaagagcacaagtgaggggaggggcagagagagaaggagacacagaatctgaagcaggctccaggccccaagtggtcagcacagagcccaactcgagtctcgaacccatgaactatgagatcatgacctgagctgaagctggacactcaactgactaagccattcaggcgcccctcagtAGCTTTTTATTAGGGCATTTTATTACTTCCTCTCTCAGTACCCTTAAATCACTTTGGTGTTCTCAACCAGTGTTCTTCtttgatggatttttaaaaaatagcatttgtaggggtgcctgggtggctcagtcagttaagcgtctgacttcagctcaggtcatgatctcacggttagccccacgtcaggctctgtgctgacagctcggagcctggagcctgcttcggattctgtttccttcactctctgcccctcccccactcacactctgtctctctctctctctcaaaaataaacattaaaagaaaaatagcatttgTATAAGGTAATCTATgctacatgtgtgtgtgtatcctgaAGGGACACAAGTGAAATCTTGCTTTATAGCTTGTACAACAATCCATACTTAGAGTATTTCTAtagcacagaaaacaaaagacacaagaaaagacaCATAGTTAACattctgtgttatttatttatttatttgattttaatgtttattattttattttaatttattttaatgtttatttatttttgagagagacagagacagagacagaacatgagttggggagggacagagagagacagagacacagaatctgaagcaggctccaggctctgagctgtcagcacagagcccgacacggggctcgaactcactagccatgagatcatgacctgagccgaagtctgacgctcagctgactgagccacctaagcatccctctgtatttatttttatggcataAACTGGATGGATGGAAAAGACTGTTCTGGTAGCTCTTTACAAACCAGAAGCTGCCCCCTTTGCTCAGTGGTCCCACGGACCTAGTCTTCCCAGATGCATTCTAAGTTCCGGGCTGGGAGGGCCACCATGACCCAGGAAATACCCTGTAAATCTGAtcccctctgcctgccctccccccgACACAGGGCTGATCCCCGGGCCTGGCATGGGAGGTGTGATGACCGCAGTGTCTCCCTAGGGCGTCTGTGAGGAAATGACTTACGAGGAAATTCAGGATCATTATCCACTGGAGTTTGCCCTGCGGGACCAGGACAAGTACCGGTACCGGTACCCCAAGGGGGAGGTAGGTGGGATTTGGGGGCTTAGCCACCTGCCGTCTGCCCCAGGACCACTGGGGGGTGCTCTGTGGATGCTGTGTGGGTGGTAGGTGGGGTCTGACCTCAGAGCTTGGCCAGGCTGGGTGTGCGTGTCATCTCTATCACCTCCCAGCCATGGGGTCCAGGCCACGCAGTCCCTGCCCGCCTTGGACAGTGGATGGACAGTGCTGCACGGGACTCCCACCTCTGAGACTCTAGATCCCTGCTTCCCAGTGTTCCCTACCTTTGCCTTTTTCCCTTCCCCGGGGTATCACAGGGATTGTGTCCTCCCTGTGACTCCAGACACAGGCCCCCAAATGCAGACATAGGGAGACCTTCCCCAGTTGAGTCGTGACCACTACAAGCCATGTGCTCTTGTCTCCTTCCCTCAGGCTGGCTCCTGCTTCAGCCCAGGCCCCAGGTCAGAAATAGGTGGCCTTTGACTCCAGTATCTCCTACTTCCAGGAGGTGGCCAAATAAAGATACCACTACAGACACACAagtgtatgcacacatacacgtacacatgCGGaagtccccatccccaccccagagTCCAGACTCTGGGCCCCTTTGCTGTACTGTCTTCGGGAAAAGCACAGCTCTGGGTAGCATTACTTTTTTCCTGTTGTACTATGAGGCAGAGCTCAGATTTAAAACTAACCCAGATAACAATAAAAAGGAGTAAAGCAGCTGGCTGTTCAGACTTGAGAATACAGGAAAATAGCAGTTACCAAAAGGACTGATCTAGGATTCCTCCAGAACTACAAGGCATTGCTCTCAGTCAGAGCGTGGAGGCACATTCAGCTCCCAGCTTGAGACATTTGTTTTGCTGGTTGTGTGCAAAGAGGACTCGGTCTCCTGGTGGAAATCTCTAAACTTCATGGCTGAGGGATTGGTCTAAGGTGTCCCTTGTCAGCTACCTCCCAGCACCCAGGGGAGGCACAGGGCAGGGAGACTGCCAGGATCATTGTTCCTGGGCCCTTAGGCATGCGGACAGGTCTTGCTCCAGGAAGTTTTGGCAGCCTTTAttgcccctgcccccacagctCTTTCTGGGCACTCCATCTACTGTGGGCTGGAAGGGCACAGTGCCTCCTACCAGTCCTCAGTTGCCAGCATGTGAGTTCCAGCAGTGGAGGGTTCAGCCAAGGGCCCTGTAGGTGAGCACAGAGGTGGCCCCTTAGGATGGCAGCCtgaggcccagccctgccctctagTCCTCCGGGGACCTGGCCTGGGGTGGAGGACGCAATCCCTTTCCCAGGCTACCCATCTttctcccctcccagctcccctctCAAACTGGACATCTCACTGTCCTAGAGGGTCCCCAGGGGCCAGGCTGGAGGATACCAGTCTGCAACCTCCCAGAATGGTGAGCATCCTAGGACCGAGGAGGTAGCTGGTACCCAGGATGTCTCCATCACTTACCCCTGGAGCAGGGCCTGAGGGACCCTTCCCACTTGCACTTGCAGTCTTACGAGGACCTGGTCCAGCGGCTCGAGCCTGTCATCATGGAGCTGGAGAGGCAAGAGAATGTGCTGGTCATCTGCCACCAGGCTGTGATGCGCTGCCTCCTGGCCTACTTCCTGGATAAGGCCGCAGGTGCGGGCCGGGCCCCCAGGGAGGTgggatgtgtgtatgtgagagagacagtgggactGTCGTGTGGGCGTCCCTGGCGTGCCAGCCCTCCCCATCTGTGTCCACAGAACAGCTGCCCTACCTCAAGTGTCCACTGCACACCGTCCTGAAGCTGACCCCTGTGGCTTACGGTAAGGAAGCTTCTTGCACACTGACCGGGTTGCCAGATGCTGGCTTTCCACAGGGTTCCACGATTTTGCTGCAGATCCCTTGAAAATTCCTTTAGGGACTCAttcttcctctgcccaccccactaCCTTTCccaacttacctttttttttttttaaggaagctctctacccagtgtggggctcaaactcacaaccctgagatcaagagtcacatgctctaccaactgagccagtcagagaGGCACCCCTcccaatttataatttttagttgttgtttttttattttctgtttgtttgtttgtttgtttttaacttctgtgGCCACTGGTGCCTTTCCAGTGATCCTCAACCATCACCCACCCACATGAGGGGCTTTTCTACTGGTTTTTCTGAAACCCCCGTAAATCCCCAAAGCCTCCAGGACCTGGGCCTTAAAATATTCTGGGTGCAGGGCCTGAGCTCCTGGGTCTCAGCTCCTCACTTTCAACACAGACCATGAGGCACCCCTCAGGTGGTCGTGTCCTCCGGAGAATGACCGTAAAGCCTAGTGGCAGCTGATGTCATTCCCGTGTGTGCTCATCCCCTCGTCCCCCATTGCATTGAACACCTGGCCTGTCGGGCTTGTGTTCGTAGTGTGCTTGGGCTGTAAGTGGTTTGGCGGCTCTGAAGACTCACAGAATGACTCCATGCCGAGCTCAGGCCCGCCACTCCTTAGACTGCCCTCCGCCCCGCCAGTGGGCAGCTTGGGTCCTAGGTGTAGCCCTGCCTGGGTGTTTGGGCTCCTCACCAAGGCTGCGCTGTGGCACGTGATAAATGTGGGCCTGACTGGGTACCTCATCCTTCCTCACATGCTCTGCAGAGCTGCCTAAGGGTGAGAGGACCAGGACGAGGCAGAGGATGGCTGTCTAGTCTATCATACCCCAGGCCTCGACCTGAGAGACGTTTCTACCCTCTGTGGCTCCAGCGGCCTTCCAGGAGGGGAAATGGATTTCCATCTTCCCTTTGGCAGGTTGTAAAGTGGAGTCGATATTCCTGAACGTGATGGCTGTGAATACGCACCGGGACAGGCCTCAGGTAGCAACGGGGTCACTGCTGTGGGGGCGAGCATATTCCTGGGGGTATCCAGGCACAGCATCTTCGAGGCCCAGAGCCAACTGGGGTGCCTGCCAGAGTGAGCTGGAGTTCTCTGCCAAAGCTGCTGTCTTATCACCAGGGTGAGGTCATGGCTCTGGGCTAGGCCTTCCCGAGGATGCTGGCCTGGGGGTGGAGAAATCCCTGGAGCTGGGTCCCCAGGCTAGGCAGTGCCTGAGTCTGGGTGTGGTGGCTTCTTCCCAGCAGCCCTACCATAGCGGTCTGAGCCAGGGGGTGGAGGATCCCAGCTGGGAAAGAAGATAGAGGCCCTACTAGGGGGCATGTGGGGATCCTTCCATGGTCCCCTACAAGCTCAGGCCTcacaagcatcttttccaacttGAGCACACCTTTAACAATTAAAGTGGTATTGTGCTTTGTTGTAGAAAGGGCCATGCAGGTACTGAGAGGGTGTTGGCACTAGACAGAGACTGTCATGCAGAAGAGCAGTTCACTATCCTGTGTTCCCCCAGTGCCTTGTTTAAGATAGAAGCTCCTCAAAGTTTTGCCCAGAACCACTTTCTATGTCCACGTGAGGTCTCTCTTTCACTGAGGCCAAGGGCCGGAGTCGCCCTTCTGGACCTCATTCACAAGGTCTACTGCAGCAAGAAGGCCCCTGGGGCCTCTGTTGTGCCTGCTGCCACCTACAGTGGAGCATGGGGGGCTCTGGGTCCCTATCAAAGGTGCAAGCCTTGGGCTGCTCACCTGCCACCCCTCGACCTTGAACCCCACTGGCAGAGATATGTGCATGTTCTTAAGACTGCTGCCCATCACTGGAACCATCTACCATGTAGGCCACTTCTCTATTTGTGCTGAGAGTCTGCCCCAGGCCTAGCCTGGCACCCACAGGTCACAGGAGAAGGCATGTCCTAACAGGCACCCTTTGTGCGGAAGAAAGCCCAGAAGGCACTGGGCCCCAGTACTGACTGACAGGGTGATGGTAAGAGAAGCCCCTGGAGCCAGCAGTCATTGGGGGCTGATGCCCGCATCAACGGGACAGGAGCCGGCATGACCATGGGGTAGGTGGCAGCCACCTTGCCCACCTCTGCGTGGTGGCTTCTGAGAGGCAAACTTCTGCTGGCCATAGGTTCCTGGCTGGTTTCCTTTCAGGTGGCGGGATCCCCGGGTCCTAGCCCATTCTTGGGAATGTGATGGGAAAGGGGGCCCTCGGGAAGCCTGCCCCACCCACCATGAGAATTGCACCTGCCCCTCCAATTCCAGTGGCTGGTTCAGGGCACGCACAGGTGTGCCCGTGGGGGCAGTGTCTTCCTCCCTGCAGATCTGGGCACATCACATCACATGGGGCTGTGGCCCAACGTGACCTGCTTCAGCAGGTGATGGTTGCGAGGGCCCCCAATCAAGAAGATGGGCCACCAGGATTTGGGGGTCCCATAGGACCATCTCAGGGAGCTGAGGAAGGTGTCAGGCTCTCAATCCCTTAGGCCACAGCCCAGCAAGCTGTGGAAGGAAGTGGACTTTGTGGTTTGACAGGGCCCATCTGTAGCCGAGGGCTTCAGGAGGTCCAGAGTGCCCCACCCCAGGTCTGAGAGGACAAAGCACGCCACAGACTACGAGATTTCCACAAGCTGCTGGGGCTACATCTGACACCTGTCCACCGACACTTCGAGCCAGGAGGAGGTCGCCCCCAGGAGCCggttcccttccctgccccccactggCGAGGATGCAAGCCAGCTGTTTCCTCCTGGTTGACtcaggcctggggcaggaggtGGAGATAGCCTTACTTTGGGTGATGCCCGGCCTGTGTGCAAGGAGCAAGCAGGAACTGGGGGCATCTTCCACCCCTGCCTTTGAACACTTGTGTTCGTCCGCCCACCATATGTTGAGAGGCTCTTGGGCCCTTGCTCTTAGGGAAATTTGGGAAACGGAGTCCTGCAGCCAGGGCTCCTGGGGGGTGAGTATGTGAACCCAGAGGTGCACAGTGATGAGGAAAGTAGGCAGCAGGACAGTGGATGTCTGTCTATTCTCACCACAGCGTGAATCTtctgtgttgtttgttttgcagAATGTAGATATCTCGAGGCCTCCAGAGGAAGCCCTCGTCACGGTCCCTGCTCACCAGTGACCATGTCTCATCCACTGCAACCCCCAGGCAGGTACTGATCTCTGCAGATGAGATCATTACAGGCCCCTGCTCCATGTGACAGTTTCTATGCTGGATCATCCTCAATGCCACACCTGGTTGGTGGCACCCAGAGCCCCCGCACAGCCCACCTGCTTCCTTGTTAATGGCGACAGGGTTATACGTGGTGCCTGACCTGCTGCTAAGAATCATTTGGCCAGACTGCGTCTGCCCTGGGCTGGTGAGAGGTTTCCTAGCAACCCGGTCCTTCTGTTGCAGCTGTGAGGTGTCCTCTCACCGGTCGGTTGGCTTTGTGAAGTGTGAAACCCTAAACATGTGAACAGAAAGCACTTGCTGTGATGATCCCACCAGGCCGAGCTGTCTAAAGTGGACCGGGGACCCCTGCAGGGGCTCCGCCGTCTCCTCTGTGGCCACTTCCTGAGCCTGAGGCAAGGTCTTCATGGCAGCCTGAGCTCCACTGCCTTGGGTGAGAAAGAGCCCTTCCCATCCTGCCCTGCCAGGACCCGTAGAGCCACCAAGGCAGGTACCTCCACTGGCTAGGCCACTTGTATGAGCAGTGTGCTCACTTCACCACGACATGATGTACAGAACACGCAGGGAACACAGCCTTTGT
This DNA window, taken from Neofelis nebulosa isolate mNeoNeb1 chromosome 4, mNeoNeb1.pri, whole genome shotgun sequence, encodes the following:
- the PFKFB4 gene encoding 6-phosphofructo-2-kinase/fructose-2,6-bisphosphatase 4 isoform X6 — its product is MRRIECYENSYESLDEDLDRDLSYIKIMDVGQSYVVNRVADHIQSRIVYYLMNIHVTPRSIYLCRHGESELNLKGRIGGDPGLSPRGREFAKSLAQFISDQNIKDLKVWTSQMKRTIQTAEALGVPYEQWKVLNEIDAGVCEEMTYEEIQDHYPLEFALRDQDKYRYRYPKGESYEDLVQRLEPVIMELERQENVLVICHQAVMRCLLAYFLDKAAEQLPYLKCPLHTVLKLTPVAYGCKVESIFLNVMAVNTHRDRPQNVDISRPPEEALVTVPAHQ